The DNA sequence GGTGGACATCCTTGGCATATTGCACGCGATCGGTCCGGTGGTGATCGCCGTCGTACTCGACCGCGACCTTGACGTCCTCCCAACCCATGTCGAGGTAGTAGGTGGACCAACCGTCGGGACTGCGTACCGGAATCTGAGTGCGCGGACGCGGCAGTCCAGCCTCGACGAGTAGCACCCGCAGCCAGCTCTCTTTCGGCGACTGCGCACCCGCGTCGACGAGATCAAGAACCGTCTCCAGCCGACGCAGACCGGGAGATCCCGCGTGCCGGGCGGCGATCGCTCGCACGTCCTCAGCGCTCACTCCTGTCGCGCGAAACAACGCGTCCATCCGCGCCACCGTTAACCGAAGTGGCCGACGACGCCCGATATCGAACGCGGTCCGCTGCGGCGTAGTCACGGGCAACTGCCTGAACGTCGTTCTCTCGTCGGGAAAGAACTTCACGTCATGTGTGCGTAGCCCGGCAGGCGGCCGGGCATTGGACCAGATCAGTTCGACGGGCGAGTTGTCGTCGAGCCACTTGGCACCATGCAGACCGGCAGCCGTCAGGCCCATCACCGTGCCACCCCGATGCGACCAGAGCCAGGCGGCCAGCGCCTTGTCGTACAGCGTCAGCGAAACGCTGTTAGGGGCATACACGTTGGGAAACACGGGCCGAAAGCCGGCACGTAGCTGATGGCGGCGCAGTTGGCCGCTGGCAAGCGCCTCACTGCCGATGAAGGGACCAGTGGATGTCTGCACGCCGGCAGGTTCGCACCGCCGGACTCTTCGGGCACGTCACCCCTGTGGACAACGACAAAGCCCCGGCCTCTCGAAAGGGGCCGGGGCTTTGCGAAGCGATTCACTACCGCTGCTGGAAGTAGCTCAGCAGTCGCAGGATCTCGATGTACAGCCAGACCAGCGTCACGGTCAGGCCGAGTGCCACGCCCCAGGCTGCCTTCTCCGGCGCGCCGGCGCGGATCATCTGGTCGGCGGCGTCGAAGTCGATCAGGAAGCTGAAGGCTGCCAACGCGATGCAGACCAGGGAGAAGACGATCGCGATGGTGCCGCCGGAGCGCAGGCCCATGCCCGCACCGCCGCCGACGCCGAACATCGACAGCAGGAAGTTGCCCAGCATCAGCACCAGGACACCGACCATGCCGGCGACCAGCATGCGGGTGAACTTCGGGGTGACCCGGATGGCGCCGGTCTTGTAGACCACGAGCATGCCGATGAACACACCGATGGTGCCGAGGATCGCCTGCCCGATCAGTGCACCGGCGTTGGCGCCGGACACCACCAGATTGGCGAGCACGAACGAGATCGCGCCCAGGAACAGCCCCTCGAGCGCGGCGTAGCTCAGCACGATGGCCGGGTTGTCCTGCTTACGCCCGAACGTCGCGATCAGCACCAGAGCCAGGCCGCCGAGCGATCCGACCAGGGTGAACGGCATGGCCAGCGCCAGGTTGGACGAGACCAAGAAGTAGGAGACGACGGCGACGACCGACAGCACACCGAGGGTGATGCCGGTCTTGGTGACGACGTCGTCGATCGTCATGGGCCGCGAGACACCGGTCTGCGGCGGGTACTGCGTGGTGTAAGGGTCGGCCTGATACGCCACCTGCTGTGCACCGGCTACGCCGCTGCCGAACTGCGCATATCCACCCTGCTGCTTGGGCAGCGAGCGAAATATGGGGTTGCTGGTCTCCCGCACCGTTGGTCCTCTCCTGGAAGTCGATCAACACACCGCTAACGAACGGTCCTGCGGCCGGGTTCCCGGAAAAGTCACGAACTTCCCTGAACTTCCCGCTGTCCCCGACCGTACAAAGCCCGACCTTACCTGTGAGACCTCTGTGGTGGGGTCTCGATCGAGATCGGCCGGGTGGTAAAACTAGGACATCCAACCTTTCGAGAGAAGGAACTCAACGCCGTGACGGCTGATTCCGACGACATCCTCACCCGGGTCGACGGCCACGTCGGCCGCGTGACACTCAATCGGCCCAAGGCCATCAACTCGCTGACCCACCACATGGTCACCGTCCTCGACCGGGTGCTCACCGAATGGGCCGGCGACCCCGCCATCACCGCCGTGGTGCTCGACGGCGCCGGCGAGCGCGGGCTGTGCGCCGGCGGTGACGTCGTCGCCGTCTATGAGAGCGCGAAGGCCGGAGGCGAGGACGTCCGCCGGTTCTGGTGGGACGAGTACCGCCTCAACGCCAGGATCGGCCGCTACCCCAAGCCCTACGTCGCGATCATGGACGGCATCGTCATGGGCGGCGGCGTGGGCGTCTCGGCGCACGGCAACGTCCGCGTCGTCACCGACCGCTCCAAGATCGGGATGCCCGAGGTCGGCATCGGGCTGATCCCCGACGTCGGCGGCACCTACATCCTGTCCCGGGCGCCGGGCCTGCTGGGACTGCACGCCGCACTCAGCGGCGCGCCCTTCACCGGGGCCGACGCCATCGCGCTGGGCTTCGCCGACCGCTACGTGCCGCACGAGAAGCTGGCGGCGTTCACCGCCGCGGTCGGCGGCGCCGGCACCGAAGCCGCGATCGAGAGCTTCGCCACCGAGCCGCCACCGAGTCATCTTCTGGCCCAACGACACTGGGTCGACGAATGCTACGCCGCACCGACTCTCGCCGGGATCCTCGACGCCCTGCGCGGGCACGGAGATCCCGCCGCCAACGAGGCGGCTGACCTGATCGCCTCCCGCTCCCCCATCGCCGCCTCGGTCACATTGGAAGCCATCAGGCGTGCCGGGGACCTGCCGACCCTCGAAGACGTCCTGGTGCAGGAGTACCGGGTGTCGTGCGCGGCCAGCCGCTCGCACGACCTGGTCGAGGGCATCCGCGCCCAGATCATCGACAAGGATCGCAACCCGACGTGGTCCCCCTCGTCACTGGCCGCGGTGACCGAGGAGGATGTGCAGGGCTACTTCGCGCCGGCCGATCCCGACCTGACCTTCGAGGAGGACTAGTGAATTACGAGACCATCCTGGTGGACCGCGACGAGCGAGTCGGCACCATCACCCTGAACCGCCCGCAGGCGCTCAATGCCCTCAACACCCAGGTCATGAATGAAGTGACCACGGCCGCAGCCGAATTCGACGCCGATCCCGGTATCGGCGCGATCATCCTCACCGGCAGCGAGAAGGCCTTCGCCGCCGGCGCCGACATCAAGGAGATGGCGACGCTGTCGTTCTCCGAGGTGTTCGACGCCGACTTCTTCGCCGCCTGGGGCAAGCTGGCCGCTGTTCGCACCCCCACGATTGCCGCGGTTGCCGGCTATGCGCTCGGCGGCGGTTGCGAGCTCGCCATGATGTGTGACTTGCTGATCGCCGCCGACTCCGCCAAGTTCGGCCAGCCCGAGATCAAGCTCGGCGTGCTGCCCGGCATGGGCGGCTCGCAGCGGCTGACCCGCGCGATCGGCAAGGCCAAGGCGATGGACCTGATCCTCACCGGACGCACCATCGACGCCGCCGAGGCCGAGCGCAGTGGGCTGGTCTCGCGGGTGGTTCCGGCTGCCGATCTCCTGACCGAGGCCAAGGCGGTGGCGACGACGATCTCGCAGATGTCGCGCTCGGCGGCCCGGATGGCCAAGGAGGCCGTCAACCGGTCCTTCGAGTCCACCCTCACCGAGGGCCTTCTCTACGAGCGCCGGCTGTTCCACTCCGCGTTCGCCACCGAGGACCAGACCGAGGGCATGGCCGCGTTCACCGAGAAGCGCCCTGCGAACTTCACGCACCGATAAAGTTCTCCGGGTGAGCGAAGCCGAGGTCGCAACCGAAGAGCCTGCCCCGCCCACCCCCGAAGAGCCCAAGCCGGATTGGTGGCAGCGCCGCTACACCTTCACCGGTACCGCTGTCGGCATGGTGTTCCTGTGGCTGTCGCTGACACCGTCGCTGCTCCCGCGCGGGCCGCTGTTCCAGGGACTGGTCAGCGGCGCGGCCGGCGCCATCGGTTACGGCCTGGGGGTGTTCGGGGTCTGGCTGGTGCGGTTCATGCTGTCGCGCCCGGCCAGCCCGCGGGCGCCGCGCTGGGCGTGGCCGATCCTGGTGGTGGCAGCCGTCATCGGCCTGGTGTTCTCCGTCTACTGGTTCCACGTCTGGCAGGACGAGGTCCGCGACCTGATGGGTGTGCCACGGCTGAAGTGGTTCAACTACCCGCAGGCCGCCATCATCGCGGTGATCGTGCTGTTCGCCTTCGTCGAAATCGGCCAGCTCATCGGCAAACTCATCAGGTTCCTGGTATCCAAGCTCAATCGCTTTGCCCCGCCGCGGGTTTCAGCCGTCGTGGTGGTGGCGCTGCTACTCAGCCTGAGCATCTCACTGCTCAACGGCGTCGTCGTCAAACAGACAATGGCGTTCCTCAACAAGACATTCGCCTCGGTCAACGACGAGCTGGATCCGGACAACCCGGCGCCGACCACCCCACTGCGTTCCGGCGGCCCCGGCTCGCTGGTCACCTGGGACAGCCTCGGCCATCAGGGCCGCGTGTTCGTGGCCGGCGGCCCCAGCGTCGAACAGCTCACCACGTTCAACGGCGCACCGGCCGTCGAACCCATCCGGGCCTACGCCGGGAAGAACTCCGCCCCCGACATCCGCGCCACCGCCGATTTGGCGGCCCGTGAACTGGAGCGGACCGGCGGGTTCACACGCAAGGTCATCGCGGTGGCGACGACGACGGGCACCGGCTGGATCAACGAGGCCGAGGCCTCCGCGCTGGAATACATGTACAACGGCGACACCGCGATCGTGTCGATGCAGTACTCCTTCCTGCCCAGCTGGCTGTCCTTCCTGGTGGACAAGGAGAACGCCCGCCAGGCGGGGCAGGCGCTGTTCGAAGCGGTCGACGAGCGACTGCGCGCCATCCCCGAGGCGCAGCGGCCCAAGATCGTGGTGTTCGGCGAGAGCCTGGGCTCCTTCGGCGGCGAGGCACCGTTCCTGAGCCCCAACAACATCATTGCCCGCACCGACGGCGCCTTGTTCAGCGGTCCGACTTTCAACAACACGATGTGGGAGTACGTCACCGAGAACCGCGACGAGGGCACCCCGATGTGGCTGCCGACGTTCGACGACGGGGCGAACATCCGATTCGCCGCCCGCCCCGACAACCTGGCGCGACCGGACAAGCCGTGGGGCGATCCCCGCATCGTCTACCTACAACACGCCTCGGATCCGATCACGTGGTGGAACCCCGATCTGCTGTTCGCCGAACCGGATTGGCTGCGCGAACCGCGCGGTTACGACGTCTCCCCCGATATGAACTGGATTCCGGTGGTGACGTTCCTGCAGGTGTCGGCGGACATGGCGGTGGCCATCGACGTACCCGACGGGCACGGGCACCGCTATGTGCGCGACGTGGTCAACGCGTGGGCCGCCATCTTGCAGCCGCCGGGCTGGACGCCGGGCAAGACCGAGAAGCTGCGCGGGATCGTCAACGCGCCGGAGTAGCCAGCCCGAGGGCGGCCAGTGCCTCGTATCCGCCGACGACGTCGGTGGCCCGGTGCAGGCCGAGGTCCTGCAGGGCGGCGGCCGCCAGGCTGGAGGTGTAGCCCTGCTGGCAGAGCACCACCCACTCGACGTCGTCGTCGACGGCCTCGGGCAGCCGGGCGTCACTGGTCGGGTCGCAGCGCCACTCCAGCACGTTGCGTTCGATCAGCAGCGCGCGAGGGAACTCGCCTTCGGCGGCGCGCTGGGCGGCGGGCCGGATATCGACCAGGATCGCCCCGCGCTCCAGCGCGGCGGGCACCTCATCGGCCTGCAGGCGATGTAGCCGGGCCCGGGCCGCCGCCAGCAGATCGTCGACGCGGCTCATCCGCCTTCGGGTCCGTCGGTCAGCTCGGTCCGGGTGCGCCGCAACGTATTGCGCTGCGTCACTTCGTAGTACGACATCGCTGTCAGCGGCGGCGAATAGGCGTGCACGCTCAACGTGATCGATTCGGGCTCGGCAAGGGCCGGCGCACCCACCACGTCGTGCACCCAACCCAGCGGAAAGGCCGCCTGGTCCCCCGCGTCCAGCCGTCGGCGGCGCAGATCTTGCCCGTCCCAACGGAATTCGTGCAGGGCACCGGAGATCACCGTCAACGCGCCGAGCGATCCGCCGTGGTCGTGCAGTTCTGTGGTGTGGCCGGGCACCCAGCTGATCAGCCAGACGTCGAGTTCGTCGTCGGCGTGCAGACGGGTGTACCAGCGCTGGTCGGACGGTGGGCCGCCGGCCGGCAGCAGGGTGTCGAACTCGCCGCCCAGCACGCCGTCGGCGAACAGATCGGTGGTGTGCAACAGGTCGGGCAGCCGCAGCCGGGTGGGCGCCGAGACGGCGGGCAGGACGGGCGGGAAATTGGTGACGGCACGAGCGGTGCTCGAGAACGGCATGGGGGGTGACTCCGGAATGGCAGGGG is a window from the Mycolicibacterium anyangense genome containing:
- a CDS encoding endonuclease domain-containing protein is translated as MQTSTGPFIGSEALASGQLRRHQLRAGFRPVFPNVYAPNSVSLTLYDKALAAWLWSHRGGTVMGLTAAGLHGAKWLDDNSPVELIWSNARPPAGLRTHDVKFFPDERTTFRQLPVTTPQRTAFDIGRRRPLRLTVARMDALFRATGVSAEDVRAIAARHAGSPGLRRLETVLDLVDAGAQSPKESWLRVLLVEAGLPRPRTQIPVRSPDGWSTYYLDMGWEDVKVAVEYDGDHHRTDRVQYAKDVHRLEDLARLGWIVIRVIASDTPADILRRVRGAIDSAVRAGKQGKSAPSPQNRLGG
- a CDS encoding Bax inhibitor-1/YccA family protein translates to MRETSNPIFRSLPKQQGGYAQFGSGVAGAQQVAYQADPYTTQYPPQTGVSRPMTIDDVVTKTGITLGVLSVVAVVSYFLVSSNLALAMPFTLVGSLGGLALVLIATFGRKQDNPAIVLSYAALEGLFLGAISFVLANLVVSGANAGALIGQAILGTIGVFIGMLVVYKTGAIRVTPKFTRMLVAGMVGVLVLMLGNFLLSMFGVGGGAGMGLRSGGTIAIVFSLVCIALAAFSFLIDFDAADQMIRAGAPEKAAWGVALGLTVTLVWLYIEILRLLSYFQQR
- a CDS encoding enoyl-CoA hydratase/isomerase family protein → MTADSDDILTRVDGHVGRVTLNRPKAINSLTHHMVTVLDRVLTEWAGDPAITAVVLDGAGERGLCAGGDVVAVYESAKAGGEDVRRFWWDEYRLNARIGRYPKPYVAIMDGIVMGGGVGVSAHGNVRVVTDRSKIGMPEVGIGLIPDVGGTYILSRAPGLLGLHAALSGAPFTGADAIALGFADRYVPHEKLAAFTAAVGGAGTEAAIESFATEPPPSHLLAQRHWVDECYAAPTLAGILDALRGHGDPAANEAADLIASRSPIAASVTLEAIRRAGDLPTLEDVLVQEYRVSCAASRSHDLVEGIRAQIIDKDRNPTWSPSSLAAVTEEDVQGYFAPADPDLTFEED
- a CDS encoding enoyl-CoA hydratase yields the protein MNYETILVDRDERVGTITLNRPQALNALNTQVMNEVTTAAAEFDADPGIGAIILTGSEKAFAAGADIKEMATLSFSEVFDADFFAAWGKLAAVRTPTIAAVAGYALGGGCELAMMCDLLIAADSAKFGQPEIKLGVLPGMGGSQRLTRAIGKAKAMDLILTGRTIDAAEAERSGLVSRVVPAADLLTEAKAVATTISQMSRSAARMAKEAVNRSFESTLTEGLLYERRLFHSAFATEDQTEGMAAFTEKRPANFTHR
- a CDS encoding alpha/beta hydrolase, whose amino-acid sequence is MSEAEVATEEPAPPTPEEPKPDWWQRRYTFTGTAVGMVFLWLSLTPSLLPRGPLFQGLVSGAAGAIGYGLGVFGVWLVRFMLSRPASPRAPRWAWPILVVAAVIGLVFSVYWFHVWQDEVRDLMGVPRLKWFNYPQAAIIAVIVLFAFVEIGQLIGKLIRFLVSKLNRFAPPRVSAVVVVALLLSLSISLLNGVVVKQTMAFLNKTFASVNDELDPDNPAPTTPLRSGGPGSLVTWDSLGHQGRVFVAGGPSVEQLTTFNGAPAVEPIRAYAGKNSAPDIRATADLAARELERTGGFTRKVIAVATTTGTGWINEAEASALEYMYNGDTAIVSMQYSFLPSWLSFLVDKENARQAGQALFEAVDERLRAIPEAQRPKIVVFGESLGSFGGEAPFLSPNNIIARTDGALFSGPTFNNTMWEYVTENRDEGTPMWLPTFDDGANIRFAARPDNLARPDKPWGDPRIVYLQHASDPITWWNPDLLFAEPDWLREPRGYDVSPDMNWIPVVTFLQVSADMAVAIDVPDGHGHRYVRDVVNAWAAILQPPGWTPGKTEKLRGIVNAPE
- a CDS encoding rhodanese-like domain-containing protein: MSRVDDLLAAARARLHRLQADEVPAALERGAILVDIRPAAQRAAEGEFPRALLIERNVLEWRCDPTSDARLPEAVDDDVEWVVLCQQGYTSSLAAAALQDLGLHRATDVVGGYEALAALGLATPAR
- a CDS encoding cysteine dioxygenase, with amino-acid sequence MPFSSTARAVTNFPPVLPAVSAPTRLRLPDLLHTTDLFADGVLGGEFDTLLPAGGPPSDQRWYTRLHADDELDVWLISWVPGHTTELHDHGGSLGALTVISGALHEFRWDGQDLRRRRLDAGDQAAFPLGWVHDVVGAPALAEPESITLSVHAYSPPLTAMSYYEVTQRNTLRRTRTELTDGPEGG